The Aerococcus christensenii genome segment TTCCTCGTAAACGTCCATTTGTCGCTGCTTTAATTGGAGGAGCTATCGGTGGTGCTTATTTAGGGCTTAATCATGTCACTGCTCATGCAATGGTTTTCGGTGGATTAACAACCTTACCAACATTTGTTGGTGGAGAACCAGGCAATTTTTTACATGCAGTCATCGGGCTTAGCATCTGTGTAGTTGTTTCAGCAGTACTAACTTATTTATTTGGTTTTAAAGAACCCGAAGTTTAATTTTAAATATTAAATAAAGGAGCTTAATGTATGTGACGACTAATAAATTGTAGTAAAAGCGAATTTAAAGAGGTTAGTAGTCAGGAATTAAAGGCAAGTATTAAAGCAAGTGAAGGCAGGGGAGTATTAGTTCAAAATTATGTTGGGTTTGGGTCATTAATCCAAGATACTACTAATGTTGAGTTGTCATTTGCATTTGGTGCAGATATGGTTTTATTTAATGGTTATCCAATGGATGGGAGTCCTATGCCTGCTTTTGAAACGCCAATATATGAAGAGGGGCAAATTACAAATAAGTATTTATCTTTAAAGGAAATAAGAGAGATTACTACAGGACCTTTAGGCATTTATCTAGAATGTGGTCTAGAAGATGATGCTAGTTCTTCAGCAGCATCAAGCGTGCAATTAATTCGTCCTGAACGAATTGCAAGTAGAAAGAACTTACTAAAACTTAAAGATGAAGGAGCAGATTTTGTTATTCTTGGAGGAAATCCAGGATCAGGAACGACTATGAATACAATAGTTGAAGCGACAAGAAACGCTAAAGATATCTTAGGGGACAATATAATGATTTGGTCTGGAAAATGGGAAGATGGAACCAGAGAGAAAGTCCTAGGAGATCCTCTGTTCTTTGAAGAGTCTAAGAAATATATTAAAGAATTAATTGATGCTGGTGCTGATGTCATTTGCTTGCCTATGCCAGGATCTCGTACTGGCGTAGTAGTTAACGAGATCAGAGAACTAGTGAAGTTAGCCCATACCTATAAAAATGGAGTTTTAGTAATGAACTTTTTAGATGGATCTGTGGAGGGGGCAGATGAAGATACTGTTCGCAAATGTGCAGTAATGTCCAAACAGACTGGTGCTGATATTCATGCTATTGGCGATGTTGGTATAAGTTGGATGCCCGTCCCTGAAAATATTTATCAACTATGTCTTACAGTTAAAGGCAGAAGGCTAACTTGGTTAAAAATGGCTACTGGACATAGATAAATAGGTACTAGAAAATTATATGGAATCAATACATATAGTACTCTGATATAACGTCTTTACTAACTATAGTAGAATAGCTAAGGAGAAGATAAATGTTTGGATTTTTTAAAAAAGAAAAGGCAATAAAAAAGAGTGTGCACGCTTTTGCTAATGGAAAGTATGTAGCTCTTGAAGAAGTAGGGGATCCAGTATTTGCACAAAAGCTTTTAGGAGATGGGTTTGGGATTGAACCTATTGATGGAAAAATTAAAGCTCCGATATCTGGAAAAATATCAATAGTTTTTCCAACAAAACATGCAATTGGAATTACTACTGATGAAGGGTTAGAGGTATTGCTTCATTTAGGATTCAATACTGTTGAATTAAATGGCGAGCCCTTCAATTCGTTTGTTAAAGAAGGCGACCATGTTGAAACAGGTGATTTGTTAACCGAGATGGATATTGAGTCTATTTACTCAGTAGAGAATGTTGAAAAAACTTGCGTTTTAGTTTTTACAAATGGAAATGATAAAATAGCATCAATTTCTTTTGAGAGCCTAGGGGAAATACACGCAGGAGATATCGCTTGCATGGTTACTTTAAAATAATGATGCATGAGGTAAGTTTCAAAAATTAAATAATTAGATAATTGACCTCAAAAGTATAGATAAAATCTAACTTTTGAGGGCTTTTTATTTGAAATCTATTTTTGAAAAAAGTTGGAAGAAAAGTTTTTACTCTGAAATTCCCCCAGAATAGATTTGAAAAGCATACGAAAGCGTGATAGAATACCAGTATATGAATAGGAATTGGACCTAGTAGCCAGTAAAGGTAAAAAAGCGAGGATGTGGTTGGTGAAAACATCCTATCTGAATGGTGAACTCAGCCAAGGATTCAAGCACATGTGTGCCGTTTCACCCGCGTTAAGGGGAAGATAAGAACCAACGATAGGTGGTACCACGATGCGTCGTCCTATTTATGCAACAGCATAGAAGGGCTTTTTTTGTACCCTTTTTTAGGAATATCAGATAGTTGAGAGGAGTTAGAAGAATGGTGTTTAATCACAAGACAATCGAAAAGAAGTGGCAAAAGTATTGGCAGGAGAATAAAAGCTTTAAAACTTTGGAAGACAAAAGTTTACCTAAGTATTATGCCTTAGACATGTTCCCTTATCCTTCAGGAGCAGGTCTTCACGTCGGGCATCCAGAAGGGTATACGGCAACAGATATTATGTCTCGGATGAAACGGGCTCAAGGCTTTAATGTTTTGCATCCCATGGGCTGGGACGCTTTTGGATTGCCAGCAGAACAATATGCCCTAACCACAGGACATACACCTAAGGGCTTCACAAAGAAAAATATCAAAACTTTTAAACGACAAATTCAATCTCTAGGACTTTCTTATGATTGGGATAGAGAAATTACTACGACAGATCCTCATTACTATAAGTGGACTCAATGGATTTTCACAAAACTTTATGAAAAAGGCTTAGCTTATGAAGATGAGATTCTTGTTAACTGGTGCGAAGGTTTAGGAACTGTATTAGCTAATGAAGAAGTAATTGACGGTAAGAGTGAACGGGGAGGTTTCCCAGTAGAACGCCGCCCAATGAAACAATGGGTCTTAAAGATTACCGCTTATGCAGATCGTTTGTTAGAAGGATTAGATGATTTAGATTGGCCAGAAAGCATTAAAGAAATGCAAAGAAACTGGATTGGCCGTTCAGAAGGGGCAGAAGTCACCTTTAAAGTTGCAGATAGTGATCAAAGCTTCCAAGTCTTTACCACTCGCCCAGACACTTTGTTTGGGGTAAGCTACTGTGCTTTAGCCCCAGAACATCCTCTCGTTAAAGAATTGACGACTCCAGAGAATCAAGCGGCTGTAGAGGATTATATTGAGTCGATCAGTCATAAATCTGACTTAGAGCGGACAGACTTAGCCAAGGAAAAAACAGGTGTCTTCACCGGTTCCTATGCGATCAATCCTATTAATCAAGAGAAGTTACCAATTTGGGTAGCGGATTATGTCTTGATCTCTTATGGCTCAGGAGCTGTGATGGCCGTCCCTGGACATGATCAGAGAGACTATGAATTTGCACATCAGTTTGACCTTCCTATTAAACAAGTCATTGAAGGAGGAGATCTCTCCAAGGAAGCTTATACTGGAGACGGCAAGCATATTCATTCTGACTTTTTGGATGACTTAAACAAAGCAGACGCTATGCAAAGGGCAATTGCTTACTTAGAAGAAAAAGGCCTCGGTAAATCTAAAGTTTCTTACCGATTAAGAGACTGGGTCTTCTCTCGTCAACGTTATTGGGGAGAACCTATTCCTGTGATTCATTGGGAAGATGGGACAACAACAGTTGTCAAAGAAGAAGATCTTCCTGTACTTCTACCAGAAGGCGGCGACATTAAATCTTCAGGAACTGGGGAATCGCCATTGGCCAATTTTGAAGACTGGATTAATGTCTACGATGAAAAGACAGGTTTACATGGAAAACGGGAAACCAACACCATGCCACAATGGGCAGGATCTTCTTGGTACTTCCTTCGTTATTGTGATCCACACAATGGCAAAGAATTAATTAGTGAAGAAGCAGCCAAGTACTGGATGAATGTGGATCTCTACATTGGGGGAGCTGAACATGCCGTTCTTCACTTATTGTATGCAAGATTTTGGAATCTCTTCCTCTATGATATCGGAATTTCTCCAACGCCTGAACCTTTCAAAAAATTATTTAACCAAGGGATGATTTTAGGAGAAGGCCATGAAAAGATGTCAAAATCTAAAGGAAATGTGGTCAATCCGGATGATATTGTCGAACGTTACGGAGCAGATACGCTTCGCCTTTATGAAATGTTTATGGGACCTTTGGATGCGTCGATTGCTTGGAGCGAAGAAGGGCTAGCAGGGGCTCGTCGGTTCTTGGATCGTGTATGGCGTTTGTTTGTAGATAGCGAAGGACGCTTGAGAGATCATGTCACAACTGTCAATACGGGTGAACTCGACAAGATTTACAATCAAACTGTTAAGAAAGTTACAGAAGATTTTGAAAAACTTCATTTCAATACAGGAATTTCTCAATTAATGGTCTTCGTTAATGAGGCCAATAAGGTGGACAATTTACCTTATGAATATGTGAAGGGCTTTATTCAATTATTAGCACCTGTAGCCCCACACTTAGGTGAAGAACTCTGGGAAATTGTGACCGGTCAACAAGGAATTTCCTATGTACCATGGCCAACTTATGATGAAAGTCAACTTCAAGAAGAAGAAGTGGAAGTTGTGGTTCAAGTGAACGGGAAGATCCGTGAGCGTTTAATGACTCCGACAGATTTGGACCGTGAAGGCTTAAGGGAATTTATTCAAAAACAAGCCAGTGTTCAATCTCTCATTGCAGACAAAACTGTTGTTAAAGTGATTGCTGTACCGGGTAAATTAGTGAATTTTGTGGTGAAGGGATAAAGACTAAGGAGGAGAGAACATGCGCAATGTGTTACTCGTTCATGATATCTCTTGTTATGGAAAGTGTTCTTCAACAGTTGCCCTACCTTTACTTAGTATGATGGGAGTGAGTGGGACACTTCTTCCCACGTCACTTCTCTCTACTCATACAGGCTCAGGTTTTGAAGGATTTACTTTCTTGGATTTAAGTGGAGAAATGAAAAAAATTGTGGCTCACTGGAAGCGACTAGGCCTGCAATTTGATGCCGCTTATGTTGGATATTTAGGAAGCAGTGATCAGATTGACTTCCTCATTCAAGAACTTCCAAGCCTATTGAAGCCAGGCGCTAAGTTTTACTTAGATCCTGTGATGGCAGATAATGGAGAATTTTATACAGGTTTCGATGCGGCGTATGCTCAAAAAATGAAGAGTTTAGCGCAACTGGCAGATGTCTTGCTTCCTAATCAAACGGAATTGGCATTGTTATTTGACCTCCCTTATCAGGAAGGCGTAGCTGGTTTGGAAGATATTCAATCTGCCGTCGATACGCTTAGTCATCAGAGCAAGTCAACCGCTCTTATCGTGACTGGGGCTGGTTATGACGGTCAGGGACAAATAGGAGCCTATGTTTCTGATCCATCCACTCACACTGAGAAACTTTTACAGGCCCCCTTTATTGCTGGCCGCTTCCATGGGACGGGTGATATTTTTGCTAGTCTTGTAGTGGGAGCAATGGAAAATGGGGCTTCCTTAGAAGAAAGCACAAAATTTGCGGTGGACAGCTTGAGTCAAGTCGTTCAAACTTCTATTCAAAAACCTAAGGTCAACCAAGAAGGAATGGCTTTCGAAGCTTTTGGAGAAAAATTTGCAACTTTTGCACAGTCTTGTCGTGAGAAGAGAGCAGAAGGTTAGAGAAAAATTAGTAAAATTTTATTTATTTTGATTATAAGGAACTCTTTAGGAAGTAACAAGTTCTTGCTAGTGGATAGCGAGCTGTTGAAGTCTAAAGAGTTTCTTTTTATTTTGTAGAATAATCGGAAATAGGAAAGCTTGTGTAGAAAAGTATAAAGAAGAGAGAATGGGATAATTTATATTCTATGAGGTTCTTATTTCTATAAAAATATAAATAAAGAATCGTTTTCTAAAAATGGATGTTTTAAGATAAAAAGGACATTAACAGCATTGACAATAAATGATAAGGGCAAGATAAGAAGGCGCTTTCTTGAAAACTAGGTATAAAGAGTTTTATAAATTTATTTGAAAATTGATGCATCGATTAGAAAAGTAGATGAACGTTTTAGCGAATGTGATACCCAATGGAGGACTGATATGAAAATATTTGAGAGACCTATTAAGATATTTTTTAGTTTGTTTGTTGTGGCGTTTATTTGTTTGTGTTTCCAATCTTCAGTAGTTAAAGCAGACAGTTTGAAAAGTGATGTTATTGTATCTGATCAATCAAATCTTATTTCTAAAAGCATTTCTCGTGAGAACAAAGAATTTCTAAATAAATTAACCAAAGTTTTGATGTATTTCAAAATAGATTTTCAAGGAACACTTTATTTAGACCTTTCCAAAG includes the following:
- a CDS encoding PTS sugar transporter subunit IIA, giving the protein MFGFFKKEKAIKKSVHAFANGKYVALEEVGDPVFAQKLLGDGFGIEPIDGKIKAPISGKISIVFPTKHAIGITTDEGLEVLLHLGFNTVELNGEPFNSFVKEGDHVETGDLLTEMDIESIYSVENVEKTCVLVFTNGNDKIASISFESLGEIHAGDIACMVTLK
- the leuS gene encoding leucine--tRNA ligase, coding for MVFNHKTIEKKWQKYWQENKSFKTLEDKSLPKYYALDMFPYPSGAGLHVGHPEGYTATDIMSRMKRAQGFNVLHPMGWDAFGLPAEQYALTTGHTPKGFTKKNIKTFKRQIQSLGLSYDWDREITTTDPHYYKWTQWIFTKLYEKGLAYEDEILVNWCEGLGTVLANEEVIDGKSERGGFPVERRPMKQWVLKITAYADRLLEGLDDLDWPESIKEMQRNWIGRSEGAEVTFKVADSDQSFQVFTTRPDTLFGVSYCALAPEHPLVKELTTPENQAAVEDYIESISHKSDLERTDLAKEKTGVFTGSYAINPINQEKLPIWVADYVLISYGSGAVMAVPGHDQRDYEFAHQFDLPIKQVIEGGDLSKEAYTGDGKHIHSDFLDDLNKADAMQRAIAYLEEKGLGKSKVSYRLRDWVFSRQRYWGEPIPVIHWEDGTTTVVKEEDLPVLLPEGGDIKSSGTGESPLANFEDWINVYDEKTGLHGKRETNTMPQWAGSSWYFLRYCDPHNGKELISEEAAKYWMNVDLYIGGAEHAVLHLLYARFWNLFLYDIGISPTPEPFKKLFNQGMILGEGHEKMSKSKGNVVNPDDIVERYGADTLRLYEMFMGPLDASIAWSEEGLAGARRFLDRVWRLFVDSEGRLRDHVTTVNTGELDKIYNQTVKKVTEDFEKLHFNTGISQLMVFVNEANKVDNLPYEYVKGFIQLLAPVAPHLGEELWEIVTGQQGISYVPWPTYDESQLQEEEVEVVVQVNGKIRERLMTPTDLDREGLREFIQKQASVQSLIADKTVVKVIAVPGKLVNFVVKG
- a CDS encoding PfkB family carbohydrate kinase, with amino-acid sequence MRNVLLVHDISCYGKCSSTVALPLLSMMGVSGTLLPTSLLSTHTGSGFEGFTFLDLSGEMKKIVAHWKRLGLQFDAAYVGYLGSSDQIDFLIQELPSLLKPGAKFYLDPVMADNGEFYTGFDAAYAQKMKSLAQLADVLLPNQTELALLFDLPYQEGVAGLEDIQSAVDTLSHQSKSTALIVTGAGYDGQGQIGAYVSDPSTHTEKLLQAPFIAGRFHGTGDIFASLVVGAMENGASLEESTKFAVDSLSQVVQTSIQKPKVNQEGMAFEAFGEKFATFAQSCREKRAEG